The proteins below come from a single Candidatus Chlamydia sanziniae genomic window:
- the gatB gene encoding Asp-tRNA(Asn)/Glu-tRNA(Gln) amidotransferase subunit GatB — protein MDTTYADWEAVIGLEVHVELNTTSKLFSSALNRFGDEPNTNISPVCTGLPGSLPVLNKAAVRKAVLFGCAIEGEISLLSRFDRKSYFYPDSPRNFQITQFDHPIVRGGRVKALIHGEERYFELAQTHLEDDAGMLKHFGEFAGVDYNRAGVPLIEIVSKPCMFCTDDAVAYVTALVSLLDYLGISDCNMEEGSVRFDVNISVRPKGSLELRNKVEIKNMNSFAFMAQALESEKRRQIDEYQAQPNKDPRTVVPGATYRWDPEKKKTVLMRLKERTEDYKYFAEPDLPILQLTEAYIEEVGKTLPELPYDKYQRYLETYGLAEDIAQILISDKHTAEFFEASCLHCKNYRALSNWVTGEFGGRCKLRGLKLAFSGILPEGVAELVNAIDNGTITGKIAKDIADIMMEFPGKNPRNILEENPSLLPMTDESALRTIIIEVVGMYPESVSDYKNGKTKALGFLVGQIMKHTEGKAPPKRVNELLLNELSRDEKKS, from the coding sequence ATGGATACTACCTATGCAGATTGGGAAGCCGTTATTGGACTTGAAGTCCATGTTGAGTTGAATACAACATCGAAGTTATTCAGTTCTGCTCTAAATCGGTTTGGAGATGAACCTAATACCAATATTTCTCCTGTATGTACAGGCTTGCCTGGCTCTCTACCTGTATTGAACAAAGCTGCTGTGAGGAAAGCTGTACTTTTTGGCTGTGCTATCGAAGGGGAAATCTCCTTGCTCAGTCGTTTTGATAGGAAATCTTATTTTTATCCCGATAGCCCTAGAAATTTCCAAATTACCCAGTTTGACCATCCTATCGTGCGTGGGGGTCGGGTAAAAGCTCTCATCCATGGTGAAGAACGTTATTTCGAACTAGCACAAACACACCTGGAAGATGACGCAGGCATGTTAAAGCATTTTGGAGAATTCGCCGGTGTAGACTACAACCGTGCCGGAGTACCTCTCATAGAAATTGTCTCGAAACCTTGTATGTTTTGTACTGATGATGCTGTTGCCTATGTCACAGCACTCGTCTCCCTACTCGATTACTTGGGAATTTCTGATTGTAATATGGAAGAAGGCTCCGTTCGCTTTGACGTGAATATCTCTGTCCGCCCTAAAGGATCCCTAGAACTTCGGAATAAAGTAGAGATCAAAAACATGAATTCTTTTGCTTTTATGGCACAAGCTCTAGAGTCAGAGAAACGTCGCCAAATCGATGAGTATCAAGCACAGCCAAATAAAGATCCCCGTACTGTTGTTCCTGGAGCTACATATCGCTGGGATCCGGAAAAGAAAAAAACGGTACTCATGCGTCTTAAAGAACGTACGGAAGATTACAAATATTTTGCCGAACCAGATCTTCCTATTCTTCAGCTTACAGAGGCCTATATTGAGGAGGTAGGTAAGACACTTCCTGAGCTTCCCTATGATAAATATCAGCGTTATTTAGAAACATACGGTCTTGCCGAAGACATCGCGCAAATTCTTATCAGCGATAAACATACAGCAGAATTTTTCGAAGCTAGTTGTCTTCATTGCAAAAATTATAGAGCATTATCCAACTGGGTGACAGGAGAATTCGGAGGGCGGTGCAAACTCCGAGGGTTAAAGTTGGCTTTCTCAGGGATTCTACCCGAAGGTGTTGCTGAACTTGTGAATGCTATTGACAACGGAACAATAACAGGAAAGATCGCCAAAGATATCGCCGACATCATGATGGAGTTTCCAGGAAAAAATCCGAGGAACATTTTGGAAGAAAATCCTAGCCTTCTTCCTATGACGGATGAAAGTGCCTTACGTACAATTATCATTGAAGTCGTCGGCATGTATCCAGAGTCTGTCTCAGACTACAAAAATGGAAAAACAAAAGCCTTAGGCTTCTTAGTTGGACAGATTATGAAACATACAGAAGGAAAAGCTCCTCCTAAAAGAGTCAATGAACTTTTGCTTAACGAACTTAGTAGGGATGAGAAAAAGTCATAA
- the gatA gene encoding Asp-tRNA(Asn)/Glu-tRNA(Gln) amidotransferase subunit GatA produces the protein MYQNSALDLTHAVVSGELTATEITQYFLNRIQQGEEEIGAFLSLCEERALEKAAAIDAKRTRGENLGKLAGVPVGIKDNIHVEGLCTTCASRMLENYQAPFNATVVEKIEAADGIILGKLNMDEFAMGSTTRYSAFHPTHNPWDVSRVPGGSSGGSAAAVAARFCPITLGSDTGGSIRQPAAFCGVVGFKPSYGAVSRYGLVAFGSSLDQIGPIATIVEDIALIMDVCAGKDSKDATSRKFFTSSFTESLSLEVPKLIGICRGFLEGLCDDVKENFFSSLAILERQGSHIIDVDLDIVKHGVAIYYVIASAEAATNLARFDGIRYGLRSTDAHTVREVYELSRHEGFGKEVIRRILLGNYVLSADRQNVYYKKATAIRAKITQTFAIAFERCDVIAMPVCSSPAFKYDEILDPVSLYLQDIYTVGMNLAYLPAIAVPSGFSKEGLPLGFQLIGPQGKDQRICQVGYSFQEHAKIKNLCAEKFAQPLDKGNK, from the coding sequence ATGTATCAAAATAGCGCTTTAGACTTAACACATGCTGTAGTTTCTGGTGAGCTGACAGCAACGGAAATTACACAATATTTTTTAAATAGGATCCAACAAGGGGAAGAAGAAATAGGCGCTTTCCTTTCTTTGTGTGAAGAGCGGGCATTAGAAAAAGCCGCAGCTATCGATGCCAAGCGCACACGTGGGGAGAACTTAGGAAAACTCGCAGGTGTGCCTGTAGGAATTAAGGATAACATTCATGTAGAAGGTTTATGTACTACATGTGCATCGCGTATGTTAGAAAATTATCAGGCTCCCTTTAACGCCACTGTCGTAGAAAAAATCGAAGCTGCAGATGGAATTATTTTGGGAAAACTCAACATGGATGAGTTTGCCATGGGATCGACAACGCGCTATTCTGCATTTCATCCTACACACAATCCGTGGGATGTATCTCGAGTCCCCGGGGGGTCTTCCGGGGGCTCTGCAGCTGCCGTAGCTGCAAGGTTTTGCCCCATAACCTTAGGTTCAGACACCGGAGGCTCTATCCGCCAGCCCGCCGCTTTTTGTGGTGTGGTAGGATTTAAACCTTCTTATGGGGCTGTATCCCGCTACGGACTCGTAGCTTTTGGCTCCTCATTAGATCAGATCGGTCCTATAGCTACTATAGTTGAAGACATAGCTCTCATCATGGACGTCTGTGCTGGCAAAGATAGTAAAGATGCTACCTCACGGAAGTTCTTCACAAGCTCTTTTACAGAGAGCTTATCTCTTGAGGTGCCAAAACTTATCGGTATATGCCGAGGATTTTTAGAAGGCCTGTGTGACGATGTAAAAGAAAATTTCTTCTCCTCACTGGCGATTTTAGAACGTCAGGGAAGTCACATCATAGACGTAGACTTAGACATTGTGAAACATGGAGTTGCCATATATTATGTCATCGCTTCTGCAGAAGCAGCGACGAATCTTGCGAGGTTTGATGGCATCCGCTATGGCTTGCGTTCGACGGACGCGCATACGGTGCGTGAGGTATATGAGTTATCACGTCATGAAGGTTTTGGAAAGGAAGTCATACGTAGAATTTTGTTGGGAAACTATGTTCTCTCTGCAGATAGGCAAAATGTATATTATAAAAAAGCTACAGCAATACGAGCAAAAATTACACAAACATTTGCTATTGCCTTTGAAAGATGTGACGTCATCGCAATGCCTGTCTGTTCTAGTCCTGCGTTTAAGTATGATGAGATCTTAGATCCAGTTTCGTTGTATTTGCAAGATATCTATACTGTGGGTATGAATCTTGCGTATCTTCCTGCCATTGCTGTTCCCTCAGGTTTCTCTAAGGAAGGACTTCCTTTAGGATTCCAACTCATCGGCCCACAAGGCAAAGATCAGCGCATATGCCAGGTAGGTTACAGTTTTCAAGAACATGCGAAAATAAAAAACCTCTGTGCTGAAAAATTTGCCCAACCTCTCGACAAAGGGAATAAATAA
- a CDS encoding Asp-tRNA(Asn)/Glu-tRNA(Gln) amidotransferase subunit GatC, whose product MKRSYVDKEEIAILAKSSAIQLSEEMIREYEISLNEVIASMEKALALDILDTPAESFSVYTINPEDLRDDIAKDNFSREEFLRNVPESLGGLVKVPTVIK is encoded by the coding sequence ATGAAACGATCCTATGTGGATAAGGAAGAAATCGCAATCTTAGCTAAAAGCTCAGCAATACAGTTGAGTGAGGAGATGATTCGGGAATATGAAATCTCATTAAATGAGGTGATTGCTTCTATGGAAAAAGCTCTCGCTCTCGATATCCTAGATACCCCTGCGGAATCTTTTTCTGTTTATACTATTAACCCTGAAGATTTGCGGGACGATATTGCTAAAGACAATTTCTCTCGTGAAGAATTTTTACGTAACGTTCCCGAATCTTTAGGTGGGCTAGTGAAAGTTCCTACAGTGATTAAGTAG
- a CDS encoding DUF378 domain-containing protein, translated as MLGKFVRGLSSLILVLSALNVGILGITHQKVNLIAKLCGGAATSATQLAYIVIGIAGIICLFSFFRGCCIKKSSCSKGDSCSTGSCSTHHPTRNE; from the coding sequence ATGCTAGGCAAATTTGTTCGGGGATTATCCTCACTTATCCTTGTTCTTTCTGCATTGAATGTAGGAATTCTAGGCATCACCCATCAAAAAGTCAACCTGATTGCCAAGTTGTGCGGAGGCGCTGCCACTTCAGCTACGCAACTTGCTTATATTGTCATTGGAATCGCAGGAATCATTTGCTTGTTTAGCTTTTTCCGTGGTTGCTGTATCAAAAAGTCCTCGTGTTCAAAGGGTGACAGTTGTTCCACAGGCAGCTGTTCTACCCACCACCCCACAAGGAATGAGTAA
- a CDS encoding polymorphic outer membrane protein middle domain-containing protein, with the protein MPCVIATDKITNLTSSDSFDGSSSVSGGKSEDKAFTAKQTSEASGTTYHLNDNVTIQNVSSITPSGKSCFDNSMGSLTFIGGARYFIFQALNLSSPPEGAAIKNTNTALSFSNFSALVFKNASGRKSKAQGAVFVTNTAGGKVTFTTNADIIFDSNHSTKEGGAVSAHTIDLTKTSRISLLKNSSNQNGGALAAADKINFQNVVRIIFDSNTAKEKGGALYSKSGEITFTSNILNNNTVGNEYTTTIKANKAKTGGALYVEENCSITKSGPIQFAKNKATSTTTTPTDHEGCGGAICCFIPTTKLTSKTGLTISDNQRLSFDGNTATENGGGIYATKGVLSKSPFTEFIGNTAKRGGALYAENDFSITNNVLFFFGSNQAKVTSTSPTDHEGCGGAIYNITTDPASTGLTITENRTLNFTGNVAMASGGAIYATQCTLSNHASLTFFTNLSTEKGGAICTTKGTLSNNPYVEFMFNNAKRGGALYAENTLSITNSEYIFLKGNQAKITSASPTDHEGCGGGIHNIPTDPASTGLTMTGHTILNFTNNNAFFRGGAIYATKCTLSDNASLTFFQNSSAESGGAIYAKILHLTSGGPTLFTKNQIGTGGVIEISADGELELVAAKGDITFLDNETGKVIGIPKTYIKMGHANSIHLGTGAKISKLDARKGYSIYFYDPITTEPPKSGAVVEPLKINALKVTPSTISSGEKPTPAALKMSISKETSSGTLVFSGEKLTPKEAALPVNTTSTIHQDISFESGNLVLKSDAVLAVRSFIQQPDSMLFMDTGTSLETTTKSNAKGDITVTNLSVNLKSLSDKKLAKIAVKSPNGKLKLSGDLILYSHRYDYYENPILNKDLCVPLLELSALSGDVNTRNFNSLIPEELNTTTYGYQGTWSLISKKLPDSTMTLSLLWKATGYKPTLERRASLVPNSLWTAAIDLHSIQDALTTHMHNVSAYQNLWVIGISNFFHKNRTASNAGFRHISGGYIIGGSMLTPSDTAFAIAIGQLFGKAKDYVVSNIKSRIYTGSLYGQHQGSLRLHSSLRRYAPSKILLKIPEELPLVLNAQVTYARNRNNMTTKYTVPPPGISSWNNQGFAAELGSFLPIDIKDSYFTSSTPFLKLQLVYANQKSCEEKATTARGFSSSHLVNLSMPLGATFTQRSPSSRHAIQGTLSYILDIYRIQPQCLTSLLISGVSWMTWATNLERHAGKIQIASHHSPLPNFNFSMQGSFEIRASSRNYNANCNGNYSF; encoded by the coding sequence ATGCCGTGTGTCATCGCAACAGACAAGATAACAAATTTAACATCATCTGATAGCTTCGACGGTTCTTCAAGTGTTAGTGGAGGGAAAAGTGAGGACAAAGCCTTTACTGCGAAACAAACTTCAGAGGCCTCGGGAACGACTTACCACCTCAATGATAATGTTACGATCCAAAATGTCTCTTCCATAACTCCTAGCGGCAAAAGTTGTTTTGACAATAGTATGGGAAGTTTGACTTTTATAGGAGGAGCACGTTATTTTATCTTTCAAGCTCTAAACTTATCTTCCCCTCCTGAGGGCGCAGCGATTAAAAATACAAACACAGCTCTTTCTTTCTCTAATTTCTCTGCTCTCGTATTTAAAAATGCCTCTGGGCGCAAGTCCAAAGCACAAGGTGCTGTTTTTGTAACAAACACAGCAGGTGGCAAAGTTACATTTACTACAAATGCAGATATAATTTTTGATAGCAATCACTCAACAAAAGAAGGCGGAGCCGTATCTGCTCATACTATTGATTTAACCAAAACAAGTCGCATAAGCCTCCTCAAAAATTCAAGTAACCAAAATGGCGGAGCACTAGCTGCAGCGGACAAGATAAACTTCCAAAATGTTGTGAGAATAATATTTGATTCAAATACTGCGAAAGAAAAAGGAGGGGCCCTTTACAGCAAATCTGGAGAGATAACTTTCACTTCCAATATACTTAATAATAATACGGTTGGTAATGAGTATACTACAACAATTAAGGCAAATAAGGCAAAAACCGGAGGCGCTTTGTATGTGGAGGAAAACTGCTCAATTACTAAAAGTGGTCCAATCCAATTTGCTAAAAATAAAGCTACAAGCACGACAACAACCCCTACAGATCATGAAGGCTGTGGCGGGGCTATTTGCTGTTTTATCCCTACTACAAAATTAACTTCAAAAACAGGCCTCACAATCTCAGACAATCAACGGCTTAGCTTCGACGGCAATACGGCTACAGAGAATGGGGGTGGAATCTATGCAACAAAGGGTGTTCTATCAAAGAGTCCATTCACAGAGTTTATAGGCAATACTGCAAAAAGAGGAGGCGCTTTGTATGCAGAAAACGACTTCTCAATAACCAATAACGTCCTGTTCTTCTTTGGTAGCAATCAAGCTAAAGTCACGTCAACATCTCCTACAGATCATGAAGGTTGTGGAGGCGCGATTTATAACATTACCACGGATCCAGCCTCAACAGGCCTTACAATCACAGAAAATAGAACCCTTAACTTCACTGGCAATGTAGCTATGGCCAGTGGAGGTGCAATTTATGCAACACAATGTACTTTGTCAAATCATGCATCTTTAACATTTTTCACAAATTTGTCTACAGAAAAGGGAGGTGCGATCTGCACAACAAAGGGCACCCTATCAAACAATCCCTACGTGGAATTTATGTTCAATAATGCAAAAAGAGGCGGTGCTTTGTATGCAGAAAACACCCTCTCAATTACCAATAGTGAGTACATTTTCTTGAAGGGCAATCAAGCTAAAATCACGTCAGCATCTCCTACAGATCATGAAGGCTGTGGAGGCGGGATTCATAACATTCCCACGGATCCAGCCTCAACAGGCCTTACAATGACAGGACATACAATCCTCAACTTCACCAATAATAATGCTTTCTTCAGAGGGGGCGCAATTTATGCAACAAAATGCACTCTTTCAGATAACGCATCTTTGACATTTTTCCAAAATTCTTCTGCAGAAAGTGGCGGTGCAATTTATGCGAAAATTCTTCACCTGACTTCAGGAGGTCCGACTCTTTTTACCAAAAACCAAATAGGTACAGGAGGAGTTATTGAAATTTCTGCCGACGGAGAATTAGAACTGGTAGCTGCTAAGGGAGATATTACTTTTCTAGATAATGAGACAGGCAAAGTAATTGGAATTCCGAAGACCTATATAAAAATGGGACATGCGAATAGCATACATTTAGGAACGGGTGCTAAGATCTCAAAGCTGGATGCTCGAAAAGGGTATTCTATCTATTTCTATGACCCCATTACGACTGAGCCTCCTAAGAGTGGTGCCGTAGTAGAACCCCTAAAAATCAATGCTCTTAAAGTGACTCCTTCTACTATCTCGTCTGGGGAGAAACCTACCCCAGCAGCTCTAAAAATGAGTATTTCCAAGGAGACTTCTTCTGGAACTCTAGTATTTTCGGGGGAAAAACTTACTCCTAAAGAAGCTGCCCTACCTGTGAATACAACAAGCACAATTCACCAAGATATTAGTTTTGAATCTGGAAATTTAGTGTTGAAAAGTGACGCAGTTTTAGCGGTACGTTCCTTTATACAACAACCCGATTCTATGCTTTTTATGGATACAGGAACAAGCTTGGAAACTACCACAAAAAGTAATGCAAAGGGTGACATTACCGTAACAAATCTATCTGTAAACCTTAAATCCTTAAGTGACAAGAAACTAGCAAAAATCGCTGTAAAAAGTCCCAACGGAAAATTAAAGCTTTCCGGAGATTTAATCCTCTACAGTCATAGATACGATTATTATGAAAATCCCATCTTAAATAAAGACCTATGTGTGCCACTTCTAGAGCTCTCCGCACTTTCAGGAGATGTAAATACAAGAAACTTCAATTCCCTCATACCTGAAGAGCTAAATACTACAACTTATGGATATCAAGGAACATGGAGCCTAATCTCCAAAAAACTCCCAGATAGCACGATGACACTCTCCTTGCTTTGGAAAGCTACCGGATACAAACCTACTCTCGAACGCCGTGCTTCTCTAGTGCCAAACAGTTTATGGACTGCAGCGATCGACCTTCATTCTATTCAAGATGCCTTGACTACACACATGCACAACGTCAGTGCATATCAAAATTTATGGGTTATAGGCATCTCCAATTTCTTCCATAAGAATAGGACTGCAAGCAATGCAGGTTTCCGTCATATCTCTGGAGGCTACATTATCGGAGGCAGTATGCTCACCCCTTCCGATACTGCCTTCGCTATCGCGATAGGACAGCTCTTCGGTAAAGCCAAGGATTATGTCGTCTCTAACATCAAATCCCGAATTTATACAGGCTCCTTATATGGACAACATCAAGGAAGTTTGCGACTCCATTCTTCACTACGTCGCTATGCCCCATCAAAAATTCTCCTTAAAATCCCTGAAGAACTCCCCCTCGTCTTAAACGCTCAAGTCACTTATGCAAGAAATCGCAACAACATGACGACAAAATATACCGTACCACCTCCAGGGATCTCTAGCTGGAACAACCAGGGCTTTGCCGCAGAACTCGGAAGTTTCCTTCCCATAGACATTAAAGATTCTTACTTCACGAGCTCTACTCCGTTCTTGAAACTACAATTGGTTTATGCAAACCAAAAGAGCTGCGAAGAAAAAGCAACAACCGCAAGAGGATTTTCCAGCAGCCATCTCGTTAATCTCTCCATGCCCCTAGGAGCTACCTTCACCCAACGCTCACCATCATCACGCCATGCGATCCAGGGTACGTTAAGCTACATTCTAGACATTTATCGTATCCAACCTCAGTGCTTAACCTCTTTACTTATCTCGGGGGTTTCTTGGATGACATGGGCAACGAATCTTGAGCGACACGCAGGTAAAATACAGATAGCCTCACACCACAGCCCCCTCCCCAACTTTAACTTTTCCATGCAGGGAAGTTTTGAAATCCGCGCCTCCTCAAGAAATTACAATGCCAATTGCAATGGAAATTATTCCTTTTAA
- a CDS encoding DUF378 domain-containing protein: protein MLGKFVRGLSSLILVLSALNVGILGITHQKVNLIAKLCGGTATPATQLAYIVIGIAGIIYLFSFFRNCCAKKSSCSKGSSCSTGSCSTHHPTGNE, encoded by the coding sequence ATGCTAGGCAAATTTGTTCGGGGATTATCCTCACTTATCCTTGTTCTTTCTGCATTGAATGTAGGAATTCTAGGCATCACCCATCAAAAAGTCAACCTGATTGCCAAGTTGTGCGGAGGCACTGCCACTCCAGCTACGCAACTTGCTTATATTGTCATTGGAATCGCAGGAATCATTTACTTGTTCAGCTTCTTCCGCAATTGCTGTGCCAAGAAGTCCTCGTGTTCAAAGGGCAGCAGCTGTTCCACAGGCAGCTGTTCTACCCACCACCCCACAGGGAATGAGTAA